In one Arachis duranensis cultivar V14167 chromosome 9, aradu.V14167.gnm2.J7QH, whole genome shotgun sequence genomic region, the following are encoded:
- the LOC107465433 gene encoding uncharacterized protein LOC107465433 yields the protein MTTRNQEASMKNMERQIGQLSKQIANERPSSSLPSDTIPNPKEECKAIQLRSGKILVKNEEATNKPKESDEKQAEGEKANDEDATASKQPQNQPQEKEDQAPKLRKEKEAMGESTKEQRQEVNFTPPLPYPQRFSKETKDQHFPKFLEVFKKLEINIPLAEALEQMPLYAKFLKELINKKRSWQEKETILLTEECSAVIQRGIPPKLKDPGSFVVSCTIGKMTLDKAFCDLGASINLMLLSMMRKLAIKELKPTRMSLVMADRSIKTSNGIVENLAIIDVEKGEMIFRVHNEQMVINVFKSMQHPPEQENYMKVDMIESLVEEILEATCHEQQEEEVVEISSEDKEKEKPKQELKPLPPHLKYVFLGEEETLPVIISSSLNMEEETRLIEVLKAHKTALGWTIEDIKGISPAI from the exons ATGACAACAAGGAACCAggaagcctccatgaagaatATGGAAAGGCAAATTGGACAGCTCTCGAAGCAGATTGCCAATGAAAGACcctcaagctcactaccaagtgacactattcctaatccaaaagaggagTGTAAGGCAATAcaactaaggagtggaaaaatccTGGTGAAAAATGAAGAAGCAACCAATAAGCCAAAGGAAAGTGACGAGAAACAAGCTGAAGGAGAGAAAGCCAATGATGAAGATGCAACAGCAAGCAAGCAGCCTCAGAACCAGCCTCAAGAAAAGGAAGACCAGGCaccaaaattaagaaaagagaaggaagcaaTGGGAGAGTCAACGAAGGAACAAAGGCAGGAAGTGAACTTTACACCTCCATTGCCATATCCTCAAAGGTTCAGCAAAGAGACTAAGGACCAACACTTCCCAAAATTTCTTGAAGTCTTCAAGAAGTTGGAGATCAATATTCCCTTAgctgaagcacttgagcaaatgccCCTGTATGCAAAGTTCTTGAAAGAGCTTATCAACAAGAAGAGGAGTTGGCAAGAAAAGGAGACTATacttctcactgaagaatgtagtgctgtGATTCAAAGAGGTATCCCACCAAAGCTcaaagatccagggagctttgtaGTTTCATGCACCATAGGCAAAATGACCTTAGACAAAGCTTTCTGTGACCTTGGTGCTAGCATTAATCTGATGCTGTTATCAATGATGAGAAAGCTTGCCATAAAAGAACTCAAACCTACTAGGATGTCTTTGGTGATGGCTgacagatcaatcaagacaTCCAATGGCATTGTGGAAAACtt agccattattgatgtaGAGAAGGGAGAGATGATTTTCAGGGTGCATAATGAACAAATGGTCATCAATGTCTTCAAATCAATGCAACACCCCCCTGAACAAGAAAACTACATGAAGGTGGATATGATAGAAAGTCTGGTGGAGGAAATATTAGAAGCCACTTGTCATGAGCAACAGGAAGAAGAAGTGGTAGAGATTTCCAGTGAAgacaaggagaaagagaagCCAAAACAAGAGTTGAAGCCTCTTCCCCCTCACCTCAAATATGTGTTCCTGGGAGAAGAAGAGACCCTACCAGTGATTATTAGCTCCTCCTTAAATATGGAAGAAGAGACAAGGCTGATTGAAGTGTTGAAAGCCCACAAAACAGCCTTGGGTTGGACAATTGAGGATATCaaaggcattagcccagccattTGA